A single Columba livia isolate bColLiv1 breed racing homer chromosome 22, bColLiv1.pat.W.v2, whole genome shotgun sequence DNA region contains:
- the LYZ gene encoding lysozyme C encodes MRTSMLFVGYLLIFLGLALPGTQAKDIPRCELVKILRRHGFEGFVGKTVADWVCLVKHESGYRTTAFNNNGPSRDYGIFQINSKYWCNDGKTRGSKNACNINCSKLRDDNIVDDIQCAKKIAREARGLTPWVAWKKYCQGKNLSSYVRGC; translated from the exons ATGAGAACGTCAATGCTCTTCGTCGGCTATCTTCTCATCTTCCTTGGCTTGGCTCTGCCAGGCACACAGGCAAAAGACATCCCCCGATGTGAATTGGTGAAGATCCTTCGTCGGCATGGCTTTGAGGGCTTTGTGGGCAAAACTGTAGCTGACT GGGTCTGCCTGGTAAAACACGAGAGCGGTTACAGAACTACAGCATTTAATAACAATGGTCCAAGTAGGGACTATGGGATCTTTCAGATCAACAGCAAGTACTGGTGTAACGATGGCAAGACCCGTGGATCCAAGAATGCCTGTAATATCAATTGCTCAA AATTACGAGATGATAACATTGTGGATGATATTCAGTGTGCCAAGAAGATTGCCAGAGAGGCTAGAGGCCTCACACCCTG GGTCGCCTGGAAAAAATATTGCCAGGGCAAAAACCTGAGTTCCTATGTCAGGGGTTGCTAA